A genomic stretch from Desulfurococcaceae archaeon MEX13E-LK6-19 includes:
- a CDS encoding winged helix-turn-helix transcriptional regulator: protein MREINSMILYIVLFLVAISTMITDTGVAEAQSINSITITIKDTGVVVVEIKGNAVVGINEYKAPVEPVLVSLRAYINNTQVATMYMNRTIYIPSTIDGIVYIRYIANVTTVQGVASFQVYDVGISIKLVVEPNVVLLTMPSNIESVKTVDGVVEITFSGSAVIKYVVTTVDTIKEGESYPATSTETPIGPSLPFDNNLLIVLIAAVTIVVLGIIALKYKRKLVESRSSYVSSILDNIDRSILQCLKESGGSLYQSELQRKLNLPKATLWRHVYKLAQLGFLEIVKEGRINKLVLKKKP from the coding sequence CAATATCGACAATGATTACTGATACCGGTGTAGCAGAAGCCCAAAGCATAAACTCAATCACCATAACAATAAAGGATACAGGTGTTGTTGTGGTCGAGATCAAAGGTAATGCTGTGGTCGGCATTAATGAGTATAAAGCCCCTGTAGAACCTGTTTTGGTTTCCTTGAGAGCTTATATCAACAATACGCAAGTTGCTACTATGTATATGAATAGAACAATATACATCCCCTCAACTATCGATGGTATAGTTTACATTAGATACATTGCTAATGTAACTACTGTACAAGGTGTAGCAAGTTTTCAGGTTTATGATGTGGGTATTAGTATAAAACTTGTTGTTGAACCAAATGTTGTGTTACTTACAATGCCTAGCAATATAGAATCAGTTAAGACGGTTGATGGCGTTGTTGAAATAACGTTTAGTGGGTCTGCAGTAATAAAGTATGTTGTTACAACAGTTGATACCATTAAAGAAGGTGAGTCATATCCGGCAACTTCTACGGAAACACCTATAGGCCCTAGTCTACCCTTTGATAACAATTTATTGATCGTATTAATAGCCGCCGTAACAATTGTTGTACTAGGTATTATTGCTCTAAAGTACAAGAGAAAACTCGTTGAAAGCAGAAGCTCCTACGTTAGCAGTATTCTCGATAATATTGACAGAAGTATACTCCAATGTTTAAAAGAATCTGGAGGATCATTATATCAAAGCGAACTTCAAAGAAAACTGAATCTACCCAAAGCAACTTTATGGCGCCATGTATATAAACTCGCCCAATTAGGTTTTTTAGAAATAGTTAAAGAAGGGCGGATAAACAAACTTGTTCTTAAGAAGAAGCCTTAG
- a CDS encoding HesA/MoeB/ThiF family protein, producing MNLNPEEIERYDRQIRVFGINGQKKLKNSSVLVVGAGGLGSAVLYYLAAAGVGKIIVVDPENVELSNLNRQIIHFTHDIGKEKVVSAKEKLKALNPHVEVIGIKKYFDEKLGDEVVPQVDVVVDALDNWDTRIVLNKICVKYRKPLVHAGVREAYGQLLVIMPGKGPCLQCVFPSKIKEERPFPILGPTPGILGAMEALEVIKIITGYGEPLVGRLLLFDGKNNVFTEIKVKRNPKCPVCGHIKEQ from the coding sequence TTGAACCTTAATCCTGAAGAAATAGAACGTTATGATCGACAGATAAGAGTATTCGGTATTAACGGGCAGAAGAAACTTAAGAATTCAAGTGTACTTGTCGTCGGTGCAGGCGGGCTTGGTTCAGCTGTTCTATACTATCTTGCGGCTGCAGGTGTTGGAAAGATAATAGTTGTTGATCCAGAGAATGTAGAGTTAAGTAATCTGAATAGACAAATAATACATTTTACGCATGATATTGGAAAAGAAAAAGTAGTATCGGCCAAAGAGAAGCTAAAGGCGCTTAACCCTCACGTCGAAGTTATTGGCATCAAGAAATATTTTGATGAAAAACTTGGAGACGAAGTCGTCCCGCAAGTAGATGTTGTAGTAGATGCTCTGGATAACTGGGATACAAGAATAGTGCTTAACAAGATTTGTGTAAAATACAGAAAACCACTAGTACACGCTGGAGTACGTGAAGCCTATGGCCAGCTTCTAGTCATAATGCCGGGGAAAGGACCGTGTCTTCAATGCGTGTTTCCTTCCAAGATAAAAGAAGAAAGACCATTCCCAATACTAGGGCCAACACCAGGTATACTTGGGGCTATGGAGGCCCTTGAGGTAATAAAAATTATCACTGGTTATGGAGAACCGTTGGTAGGCAGGCTCCTCCTATTTGATGGTAAAAACAATGTATTTACAGAAATCAAGGTAAAGAGGAACCCTAAATGCCCTGTTTGCGGTCATATTAAAGAGCAGTAA
- a CDS encoding ferredoxin, with product MVVSAITAPKAKGIDNIVVAIIHEKDELEKLAKKMEELAESYGEFFRRDADNIRRSQAVVLIGCKIIDIGVKKPNEYKYDVNLVLSLINLGIAIGSAVKTASIHNVDNRIMYTVGVAAKNLRLIDADVIIGIPLSATSKNIYFDRKWK from the coding sequence ATGGTTGTATCAGCTATAACAGCACCTAAGGCTAAAGGGATCGATAACATCGTTGTCGCAATTATACATGAGAAAGACGAGCTCGAAAAACTAGCCAAGAAAATGGAGGAACTAGCTGAATCCTATGGCGAGTTCTTTAGACGGGACGCAGATAATATTAGAAGATCACAAGCTGTTGTCTTGATAGGCTGTAAAATCATTGATATAGGTGTTAAGAAACCAAATGAATATAAATACGATGTAAACCTAGTCTTAAGTCTGATAAACCTTGGAATAGCAATTGGTTCTGCTGTAAAAACAGCATCCATACATAACGTTGACAACAGAATCATGTATACTGTTGGAGTTGCAGCAAAAAATCTAAGACTTATTGATGCCGATGTGATAATCGGGATACCATTGAGTGCGACTAGTAAAAACATTTACTTTGACAGGAAATGGAAGTAG